One stretch of Prunus persica cultivar Lovell chromosome G1, Prunus_persica_NCBIv2, whole genome shotgun sequence DNA includes these proteins:
- the LOC18791018 gene encoding DNA damage-repair/toleration protein DRT100, which yields MKMKMPVVVLRRVSNSNQIMLVLSLILYCMLSIVLVSSSEAQTETGGGGGGEGGGSPVCAEADRASLVSFKGRIIKDTTGILSSWIGRDCCGGGWEGVECNPAGRVTVLQLQRPATAAGDAAADRDSGLYMKGTLSPSLGNLNFLEVMVISGFKQITGPIPESFSNLAHLTQLALEDNSLVGNIPPGLGQLSSLQSLSLSGNRFRGQIPPTLGHLTNLVQINLKRNFLTGSIPPTFQNFHALQYLDLSFNMLSGLIPDFIGGRYLPNLTLIDLSNNQFSGQMPISLFSLPKLLDLSLNQNQLTGIIPVQVEGLKSLTSLSLSSNRLTGHIPISISRLHNLWYLNLSANGLSDPLPSTLATGIPSLLSIDLSYNKLSLGKVPDWIRSRQLRDVHLAGCQLSGTLPSFAKPDSFNSIDLSHNHFTGGISNLLANMSSLQNLNLSNNQLKADLSEIKLPDTLSSLDVHANQLTGSLSGSTGILNDRVSRFLEVVDVSNNQISGGIPEFREGLRLKMLDVGSNKIAGPIPNSVSNLAQLERFDISRNQITGTIPTSLGLLLKLQWLDVSINGLTGKIPNSLLGIERLKHASFRANRLCGEIPQGRPFNIFPAAAYLHNLCLCGKPMPPCRQSQ from the coding sequence atgaaaatgaaaatgccaGTCGTGGTCCTGAGAAGGGTTTCCAACTCCAACCAAATTATGCTAGTATTATCACTAATATTGTATTGTATGTTGTCAATAGTGCTAGTGTCCTCCTCTGAAGCTCAAACAGAaacaggaggaggaggaggaggagaaggaggaggatCCCCTGTTTGCGCAGAAGCAGATAGAGCTTCCCTTGTGAGCTTCAAAGGCAGAATCATCAAGGACACAACAGGAATTCTTTCTTCATGGATAGGCAGAGACTGCTGTGGAGGAGGTTGGGAAGGTGTTGAGTGCAATCCAGCTGGGAGGGTTACTGTGTTGCAGTTGCAGAGACCAGCTACAGCTGCTGGTGATGCTGCTGCAGATAGAGACTCTGGCCTTTACATGAAGGGCACTCTCTCCCCTTCTCTGggcaatttgaatttcttggaGGTAATGGTAATCAGTGGGTTCAAGCAAATCACGGGTCCAATTCCAGAGAGCTTCTCTAATCTCGCCCACCTCACCCAATTGGCCCTTGAAGACAATTCCCTCGTAGGGAACATTCCTCCAGGTTTAGGTCAGTTGTCCTCCCTCCAAAGCCTCTCCCTCAGCGGCAACCGTTTCAGGGGTCAGATTCCCCCAACCCTAGGCCATCTCACCAATCTCGTCCaaatcaatttaaaaagaaatttcctCACCGGTTCAATCCCTCCcacttttcaaaattttcatgctTTGCAGTATCTTGATCTCAGCTTCAATATGTTGTCCGGCCTCATTCCAGATTTCATTGGTGGCCGCTACTTACCAAACCTCACTTTGATTGACCTCTCCAATAACCAGTTTTCTGGTCAGATGCCCATTTCCCTCTTCAGCTTGCCCAAGCTTTTGGACCTCTCCCTGAACCAAAACCAGCTGACCGGCATAATCCCAGTCCAGGTGGAGGGCCTCAAATCCCTTACCAGTCTTTCATTGAGCTCCAATCGCCTTACCGGCCACATTCCCATTTCCATTTCAAGGTTGCACAACCTCTGGTACCTAAATTTATCTGCCAATGGGCTTTCAGACCCTCTTCCCTCTACCCTTGCCACGGGCATTCCTTCTCTCTTGTCAATAGACTTGTCTTACAACAAGCTCAGTTTGGGGAAAGTTCCAGATTGGATCAGGAGCAGACAGCTTCGAGATGTTCATCTTGCCGGCTGCCAGTTAAGCGGAACCCTCCCAAGCTTTGCAAAGCCTGATTCTTTCAACTCCATTGACCTCTCTCATAATCATTTTACTGGTGGAATTTCAAACTTGTTGGCCAACATGTCAAGCCTGCAGAACCTCAACCTCTCCAACAACCAACTCAAGGCTGATCTTTCCGAAATCAAGTTGCCCGACACCCTCTCTTCCCTGGATGTACACGCAAATCAGCTCACCGGATCTCTCTCAGGGTCGACAGGAATCTTAAATGACAGGGTAAGCAGATTTTTGGAGGTTGTAGATGTATCCAACAACCAAATTTCTGGTGGCATCCCAGAGTTTAGGGAAGGCTTGAGGCTGAAAATGCTCGACGTAGGAAGCAACAAGATCGCTGGTCCCATCCCCAACTCAGTTTCAAACCTGGCTCAACTGGAGAGGTTTGATATATCAAGAAACCAGATAACAGGCACCATCCCCACAAGTTTGGGGTTGCTGTTGAAGCTTCAATGGCTTGACGTGTCCATCAATGGGCTCACTGGAAAGATTCCAAACAGCCTACTGGGGATTGAACGTCTCAAGCACGCAAGCTTCAGGGCAAACAGGTTGTGTGGGGAGATCCCACAAGGGAGACCATTTAACATTTTTCCTGCAGCTGCATATCTGCACAATTTGTGCCTTTGTGGCAAGCCTATGCCACCTTGCAGGCAGAGCCAGTAA
- the LOC18793279 gene encoding uncharacterized protein LOC18793279 isoform X2, with protein sequence MPSSSLRSSSESESSSQEYLQRLLDSARPFLRGELEAIDENLPSLVGVLRSVGAGECWHKHGTFLEHLVDIYRILKIWKAQDSVCLCGLFHSAYSNSYVNLAIFDPSTGREVVRGHVGDAAERLIHFFCIVPRQSLIHDDLLFHYTDSELVEHLKQSEVSLAAPATNSNSNNQDQIQEDHSAAPWSWRKKLQTLVPANGITVKHIKTGEDVLVSRRVVAVFLMMTIADFSDQLFGFQDELFDNIDGRLEFKGNNFAALWPGDGKPGLWMNSISRMAAIYTLMVREEAIFVEERKITSATATGDKLDKSRDEDIELVVPPVFDKCTRVLDAKEQLAARDLYWEAVCGMSSSSSKREIVDDGKGADDEEATVVLLRSCVERNPFIGEPHVVLAQVYLRKAKFEEAEREAERGLTLMLEWGSAWDKRMSWEGWIAWARVLLMKARDRSWPQTSWGILNLGLVK encoded by the exons ATGCCATCTTCATCGCTTCGATCTTCTTCGGagtcggagagcagcagccaG GAGTACTTGCAAAGGCTCTTAGACTCGGCCCGCCCCTTCCTCCGTGGCGAGCTGGAGGCGATCGACGAGAATTTGCCTTCACTTGTGGGTGTGCTGCGCTCAGTTGGAGCAGGTGAGTGCTGGCACAAGCATGGCACCTTTCTTGAACACCTGGTTGACATATACCGCATTCTCAAGATATGGAAAGCCCAAGATTCTGTCTGCCTTTGCGGCCTCTTTCACTCTGCTTATTCCAATTCCTATGTCAACCTCGCCATTTTTGATCCCTCAACAGGCCGTGAAGTGGTCCGCGGCCATGTTGGGGATGCTGCAGAACGCTTGATTCACTTCTTCTGTATCGTCCCAAGACAGTCTCTAATTCACGATGACCTTTTGTTCCACTACACAGACTCGGAGCTCGTTGAACATCTCAAACAATCTGAGGTATCGCTTGCTGCCCCTGCCACTAATTCTAATTCTAATAATCAGGATCAGATTCAGGAGGATCACTCAGCAGCGCCTTGGAGTTGGAGGAAGAAACTGCAAACTCTTGTTCCTGCTAATGGGATTACAGTGAAGCACATAAAGACCGGGGAAGATGTCTTGGTCTCAAGGAGGGTAGTTGCAGTGTTTCTTATGATGACAATAGCAGATTTCAGTGACCAACTTTTTGGTTTCCAGGACGAGCTGTTTGATAACATAGATGGCCGCCTTGAGTTTAAGGGCAACAACTTTGCAGCTCTGTGGCCTGGCGATGGCAAGCCGGGGCTTTGGATGAATTCCATATCAAGAATGGCTGCAATATACACTCTGATGGTGAGAGAGGAAGCGATTTTTGTTGAAGAGAGGAAAATTACTAGTGCTACTGCAACTGGAGACAAGTTGGACAAATCTAGAGATGAAGATATTGAGCTGGTGGTGCCACCAGTTTTCGACAAGTGCACAAGGGTTCTGGATGCCAAGGAgcaattagctgcaagggacttGTACTGGGAAGCTGTTTGTGGTATGTCGTCGTCGTCTTCTAAGAGAGAGATTGTTGATGATGGTAAAGGAGCTGATGATGAGGAAGCGACGGTGGTTCTGTTGAGGTCGTGTGTTGAGAGAAACCCTTTTATTGGGGAGCCACATGTGGTGTTGGCTCAGGTTTATTTGAGAAAAGCAAAGTTTGaggaggcagagagagaggcagagagagGGCTGACTCTGATGTTGGAATGGGGGAGTGCTTGGGACAAGAGGATGTCTTGGGAAGGATGGATTGCTTGGGCAAGAGTGCTGCTCATGAAGGCAAGAGACAGATCATGGCCACAAACTTCCTGGGGCATCCTCAACTTGGGCCTTGTCAAGTAG
- the LOC18793279 gene encoding uncharacterized protein LOC18793279 isoform X1, translating to MPSSSLRSSSESESSSQEYLQRLLDSARPFLRGELEAIDENLPSLVGVLRSVGAGECWHKHGTFLEHLVDIYRILKIWKAQDSVCLCGLFHSAYSNSYVNLAIFDPSTGREVVRGHVGDAAERLIHFFCIVPRQSLIHDDLLFHYTDSELVEHLKQSEVSLAAPATNSNSNNQDQIQEDHSAAPWSWRKKLQTLVPANGITVKHIKTGEDVLVSRRVVAVFLMMTIADFSDQLFGFQDELFDNIDGRLEFKGNNFAALWPGDGKPGLWMNSISRMAAIYTLMVREEAIFVEERKITSATATGDKLDKSRDEDIELVVPPVFDKCTRVLDAKEQLAARDLYWEAVCGMSSSSSKREIVDDGKGADDEEATVVLLRSCVERNPFIGEPHVVLAQVYLRKAKFEEAEREAERGLTLMLEWGSAWDKRMSWEGWIAWARVLLMKARDRSWPQTSWGILNLGLVK from the coding sequence ATGCCATCTTCATCGCTTCGATCTTCTTCGGagtcggagagcagcagccaGGAGTACTTGCAAAGGCTCTTAGACTCGGCCCGCCCCTTCCTCCGTGGCGAGCTGGAGGCGATCGACGAGAATTTGCCTTCACTTGTGGGTGTGCTGCGCTCAGTTGGAGCAGGTGAGTGCTGGCACAAGCATGGCACCTTTCTTGAACACCTGGTTGACATATACCGCATTCTCAAGATATGGAAAGCCCAAGATTCTGTCTGCCTTTGCGGCCTCTTTCACTCTGCTTATTCCAATTCCTATGTCAACCTCGCCATTTTTGATCCCTCAACAGGCCGTGAAGTGGTCCGCGGCCATGTTGGGGATGCTGCAGAACGCTTGATTCACTTCTTCTGTATCGTCCCAAGACAGTCTCTAATTCACGATGACCTTTTGTTCCACTACACAGACTCGGAGCTCGTTGAACATCTCAAACAATCTGAGGTATCGCTTGCTGCCCCTGCCACTAATTCTAATTCTAATAATCAGGATCAGATTCAGGAGGATCACTCAGCAGCGCCTTGGAGTTGGAGGAAGAAACTGCAAACTCTTGTTCCTGCTAATGGGATTACAGTGAAGCACATAAAGACCGGGGAAGATGTCTTGGTCTCAAGGAGGGTAGTTGCAGTGTTTCTTATGATGACAATAGCAGATTTCAGTGACCAACTTTTTGGTTTCCAGGACGAGCTGTTTGATAACATAGATGGCCGCCTTGAGTTTAAGGGCAACAACTTTGCAGCTCTGTGGCCTGGCGATGGCAAGCCGGGGCTTTGGATGAATTCCATATCAAGAATGGCTGCAATATACACTCTGATGGTGAGAGAGGAAGCGATTTTTGTTGAAGAGAGGAAAATTACTAGTGCTACTGCAACTGGAGACAAGTTGGACAAATCTAGAGATGAAGATATTGAGCTGGTGGTGCCACCAGTTTTCGACAAGTGCACAAGGGTTCTGGATGCCAAGGAgcaattagctgcaagggacttGTACTGGGAAGCTGTTTGTGGTATGTCGTCGTCGTCTTCTAAGAGAGAGATTGTTGATGATGGTAAAGGAGCTGATGATGAGGAAGCGACGGTGGTTCTGTTGAGGTCGTGTGTTGAGAGAAACCCTTTTATTGGGGAGCCACATGTGGTGTTGGCTCAGGTTTATTTGAGAAAAGCAAAGTTTGaggaggcagagagagaggcagagagagGGCTGACTCTGATGTTGGAATGGGGGAGTGCTTGGGACAAGAGGATGTCTTGGGAAGGATGGATTGCTTGGGCAAGAGTGCTGCTCATGAAGGCAAGAGACAGATCATGGCCACAAACTTCCTGGGGCATCCTCAACTTGGGCCTTGTCAAGTAG
- the LOC18789583 gene encoding uncharacterized protein LOC18789583 isoform X1, whose amino-acid sequence MRMQGHRASKGVSFVNLVQQLVFLPAVVLSSVGASASITVRASSSSSEAAAVRMSQSEPPPPPPMAKKVEHKMEMFGDVRVDNYYWLRDDSRSNPDVLSYLQQENAYTQFLMSGTKKFEDELYAEIRGRIKEDDISAPERKGPYYYYRRTLKGKEYVQRCRRLIPNFQAEAPPSVYDTMPTGPDAPPEHVILDENIKAQHHDYYSIAAFKVSPNNKLVAYAEDTKGNEIYTIHVIDAETGAPVGLPLVDATSYLQWAGDEALVYITMDETLRPDKAWLHKLGTEQSSDSCLYHEKDDVFSLDLQTSESKKFLFVGSESKITRFNFYLDIAKLEDGLVVLTPRVNGIDTFVSHRGNHFFIRRRSDKCFNSEVIACPLENTSETTVLLPHRESVKIQDIQLFSEHLVVYEREEGLPKVTIYHLPDVGQPLKSLHSGQAVNFLDPTYSVDRSESEFSSRILRFSYSSMKTPPSVYDYDMKTGISVLKKIETVLGGFEASNYVTERKWASAPDGTQIPISIVYRKDLIKLDGSDPLLLYGYGSYEVCIDPSFKASRLSLLDHGFIYAIAHIRGGGEMGRQWYENGKLLKKKNTFTDFIACAEYLIEKKYCSKARLCIDGRSAGGLLIGAVLNMRPDLFKAAVAGVPFVDVLTTMLDPTIPLTTSEWEEWGDPRKEEFYFYMKSYSPVDNVKVQNYPNILVTAGLNDPRVMYSEPAKFVAKLRDMKTDKNIVMFKCEFGAGHSSKSGRFEKLQEDAFIYTFIMKALEMVPAQGSGLN is encoded by the exons ATGAGAATGCAAGGCCACAGGGCCAGCAAGGGTGTGAGCTTTGTAAACCTGGTTCAGCAGCTTGTGTTCCTTCCAGCAGTTGTATTGTCGTCAGTTGGTGCCTCTGCATCCATCACCGTCCGAGcgtcatcgtcatcatcaGAAGCAGCAGCCGTGAGGATGAGCCAGAGTGAgcctccccctccccctcccaTGGCGAAGAAGGTGGAGCATAAGATGGAGATGTTCGGAGACGTGAGAGTGGACAACTACTATTGGCTTCGAGACGACTCTCGCTCCAACCCCGACGTCCTCTCTTACCTTCAACAAGAGAACGCTTACACCCAATTCCTCATGTCCG GAACTAAGAAATTTGAAGATGAACTGTACGCTGAGATAAGGGGGAGGATCAAGGAGGATGATATATCTGCACCTGAACGAAAAGGCCCCTACTATTACTATCGAAGGACTTTGAAGGGTAAGGAATATGTTCAGCGTTGTCGCCGCTTAATACCCAACTTCCAGGCTGAGGCCCCACCCTCTGTATATGATACAATGCCCACCGGACCTGATGCTCCTCCCGAGCATGTAATCTTGGATGAGAATATTAAGGCTCAACATCATGACTATTATAGCATTGCTGCTTTTAAG GTTAGTCCAAATAATAAATTGGTGGCATATGCAGAAGACACCaaaggaaatgaaatttaTACAATTCATGTCATTGATGCTGAGACAGGTGCTCCTGTGGGACTGCCTCTAGTTGATGCAACATCCTATCTTCAATGGGCTGGTGATGAGGCTTTAGTTTATATTACAATGGATGAAACTCTCCGGCCTGACAAG gCATGGTTACATAAGTTGGGAACAGAACAGTCAAGTGACTCGTGCCTCTATCATGAAAAGGATGATGTGTTTTCTCTTGACCTTCAAACTTCTGAGAgcaaaaaattcttatttgtTGGATCTGAAAGTAAAATTACAAGATTCAACTTTTACCTTGATATTGCAAAGCTTGAAGATGGGCTTGTGGTTCTGACACCTCGTGTAAATGGCATTGATACATTTGTTAGTCATCGAGgaaatcatttttttataaggaGGAGAAGTGACAAATGTTTTAATTCTGAAGTAATTGCTTGTCCACTGGAAAATACATCTGAAACTACTGTTCTTCTTCCACACAGGGAAAG TGTAAAAATTCAGGATATACAACTTTTTAGTGAACACCTTGTTGTATATGAGCGTGAAGAGGGTCTACCAAAAGTCACTATCTATCACCTTCCAGATGTTGGACAACCGCTTAAAAGCCTTCACAGTGGTCAAGCTGTTAATTTTTTGGATCCCACATACTCTGTGGATCGATCAGAATCAGAATTTTCTTCCAgaattttaagattttcttATAGCTCAATGAAAACGCCTCCGTCTGTATATGATTATGATATGAAGACAGGCATTTCTGTTTTGAAGAAGATCGAAACA GTTTTGGGAGGTTTTGAAGCATCAAATTATGTTACTGAAAGGAAATGGGCTAGTGCTCCAGATGGTACTCAGATACCAATATCAATTGTTTACAGGAAGGATCTCATAAAACTTGATGGATCGGATCCATTGCTACTCTATGGCTATGGCTCCTATGAG GTCTGCATAGATCCCAGTTTTAAAGCTTCAAGGCTGTCTTTGCTGGATCATGGTTTTATTTATGCTATAGCTCACATTCGTGGGGGTGGTGAAATGGGGAGGCAGTGGTATGAGAATGGAAAGTtactaaagaagaaaaatactttTACCGATTTTATTGCTTGTGCTGAGTATTTGATAGAAAAGAAGTACTGTTCAAAAGCAAGATTATGCATTGATGGAAGGAGTGCAGGTGGATTGCTTATTGGTGCTGTTCTTAATATGAGGCCTGATTTGTTCAAGGCTGCTGTTGCTGGAGTGCCTTTTGTTGATGTTCTGACGACAATGCTTGATCCAACTATCCCTCTCACAACTTCAGAGTGGGAG GAATGGGGTGATCCACGTAAAGAGGAGTTCTACTTTTACATGAAGTCGTATTCCCCTGTTGATAAT GTTAAGGTGCAAAATTATCCAAACATTCTTGTTACTGCTGGTCTAAATG ATCCACGTGTGATGTATTCAGAACCTGCTAAATTTGTGGCAAAACTAAGGGATATGAAGACTGATAAAAACATCGTTATGTTTAAATGTGAATTTGGTGCTGGCCATTCTTCAAAGTCGGGGAG ATTTGAGAAGCTTCAAGAAGATGCCTTCATATATACCTTCATTATGAAGGCTCTTGAAATGGTTCCTGCCCAAGGATCTGGGCTGAATTAA
- the LOC18789583 gene encoding uncharacterized protein LOC18789583 isoform X2, which produces MYCTVHPPNPNMRMQGHRASKGVSFVNLVQQLVFLPAVVLSSVGASASITVRASSSSSEAAAVRMSQSEPPPPPPMAKKVEHKMEMFGDVRVDNYYWLRDDSRSNPDVLSYLQQENAYTQFLMSGTKKFEDELYAEIRGRIKEDDISAPERKGPYYYYRRTLKGKEYVQRCRRLIPNFQAEAPPSVYDTMPTGPDAPPEHVILDENIKAQHHDYYSIAAFKVSPNNKLVAYAEDTKGNEIYTIHVIDAETGAPVGLPLVDATSYLQWAGDEALVYITMDETLRPDKAWLHKLGTEQSSDSCLYHEKDDVFSLDLQTSESKKFLFVGSESKITRFNFYLDIAKLEDGLVVLTPRVNGIDTFVSHRGNHFFIRRRSDKCFNSEVIACPLENTSETTVLLPHRESVKIQDIQLFSEHLVVYEREEGLPKVTIYHLPDVGQPLKSLHSGQAVNFLDPTYSVDRSESEFSSRILRFSYSSMKTPPSVYDYDMKTGISVLKKIETVLGGFEASNYVTERKWASAPDGTQIPISIVYRKDLIKLDGSDPLLLYGYGSYEVCIDPSFKASRLSLLDHGFIYAIAHIRGGGEMGRQWYENGKLLKKKNTFTDFIACAEYLIEKKYCSKARLCIDGRSAGGLLIGAVLNMRPDLFKAAVAGVPFVDVLTTMLDPTIPLTTSEWEEWGDPRKEEFYFYMKSYSPVDNVKVQNYPNILVTAGLNDPRVMYSEPAKFVAKLRDMKTDKNIVMFKCEFGAGHSSKSGRFEKLQEDAFIYTFIMKALEMVPAQGSGLN; this is translated from the exons ATGTATTGCACGGTGCACCCACCCAATCCAAAT ATGAGAATGCAAGGCCACAGGGCCAGCAAGGGTGTGAGCTTTGTAAACCTGGTTCAGCAGCTTGTGTTCCTTCCAGCAGTTGTATTGTCGTCAGTTGGTGCCTCTGCATCCATCACCGTCCGAGcgtcatcgtcatcatcaGAAGCAGCAGCCGTGAGGATGAGCCAGAGTGAgcctccccctccccctcccaTGGCGAAGAAGGTGGAGCATAAGATGGAGATGTTCGGAGACGTGAGAGTGGACAACTACTATTGGCTTCGAGACGACTCTCGCTCCAACCCCGACGTCCTCTCTTACCTTCAACAAGAGAACGCTTACACCCAATTCCTCATGTCCG GAACTAAGAAATTTGAAGATGAACTGTACGCTGAGATAAGGGGGAGGATCAAGGAGGATGATATATCTGCACCTGAACGAAAAGGCCCCTACTATTACTATCGAAGGACTTTGAAGGGTAAGGAATATGTTCAGCGTTGTCGCCGCTTAATACCCAACTTCCAGGCTGAGGCCCCACCCTCTGTATATGATACAATGCCCACCGGACCTGATGCTCCTCCCGAGCATGTAATCTTGGATGAGAATATTAAGGCTCAACATCATGACTATTATAGCATTGCTGCTTTTAAG GTTAGTCCAAATAATAAATTGGTGGCATATGCAGAAGACACCaaaggaaatgaaatttaTACAATTCATGTCATTGATGCTGAGACAGGTGCTCCTGTGGGACTGCCTCTAGTTGATGCAACATCCTATCTTCAATGGGCTGGTGATGAGGCTTTAGTTTATATTACAATGGATGAAACTCTCCGGCCTGACAAG gCATGGTTACATAAGTTGGGAACAGAACAGTCAAGTGACTCGTGCCTCTATCATGAAAAGGATGATGTGTTTTCTCTTGACCTTCAAACTTCTGAGAgcaaaaaattcttatttgtTGGATCTGAAAGTAAAATTACAAGATTCAACTTTTACCTTGATATTGCAAAGCTTGAAGATGGGCTTGTGGTTCTGACACCTCGTGTAAATGGCATTGATACATTTGTTAGTCATCGAGgaaatcatttttttataaggaGGAGAAGTGACAAATGTTTTAATTCTGAAGTAATTGCTTGTCCACTGGAAAATACATCTGAAACTACTGTTCTTCTTCCACACAGGGAAAG TGTAAAAATTCAGGATATACAACTTTTTAGTGAACACCTTGTTGTATATGAGCGTGAAGAGGGTCTACCAAAAGTCACTATCTATCACCTTCCAGATGTTGGACAACCGCTTAAAAGCCTTCACAGTGGTCAAGCTGTTAATTTTTTGGATCCCACATACTCTGTGGATCGATCAGAATCAGAATTTTCTTCCAgaattttaagattttcttATAGCTCAATGAAAACGCCTCCGTCTGTATATGATTATGATATGAAGACAGGCATTTCTGTTTTGAAGAAGATCGAAACA GTTTTGGGAGGTTTTGAAGCATCAAATTATGTTACTGAAAGGAAATGGGCTAGTGCTCCAGATGGTACTCAGATACCAATATCAATTGTTTACAGGAAGGATCTCATAAAACTTGATGGATCGGATCCATTGCTACTCTATGGCTATGGCTCCTATGAG GTCTGCATAGATCCCAGTTTTAAAGCTTCAAGGCTGTCTTTGCTGGATCATGGTTTTATTTATGCTATAGCTCACATTCGTGGGGGTGGTGAAATGGGGAGGCAGTGGTATGAGAATGGAAAGTtactaaagaagaaaaatactttTACCGATTTTATTGCTTGTGCTGAGTATTTGATAGAAAAGAAGTACTGTTCAAAAGCAAGATTATGCATTGATGGAAGGAGTGCAGGTGGATTGCTTATTGGTGCTGTTCTTAATATGAGGCCTGATTTGTTCAAGGCTGCTGTTGCTGGAGTGCCTTTTGTTGATGTTCTGACGACAATGCTTGATCCAACTATCCCTCTCACAACTTCAGAGTGGGAG GAATGGGGTGATCCACGTAAAGAGGAGTTCTACTTTTACATGAAGTCGTATTCCCCTGTTGATAAT GTTAAGGTGCAAAATTATCCAAACATTCTTGTTACTGCTGGTCTAAATG ATCCACGTGTGATGTATTCAGAACCTGCTAAATTTGTGGCAAAACTAAGGGATATGAAGACTGATAAAAACATCGTTATGTTTAAATGTGAATTTGGTGCTGGCCATTCTTCAAAGTCGGGGAG ATTTGAGAAGCTTCAAGAAGATGCCTTCATATATACCTTCATTATGAAGGCTCTTGAAATGGTTCCTGCCCAAGGATCTGGGCTGAATTAA